One genomic segment of Desulfovibrio sp. UCD-KL4C includes these proteins:
- a CDS encoding LysR substrate-binding domain-containing protein — protein METRQLRYFVTVAEELHFGNAAKRLNLSQPPLSQQIMKFEDELGVKLFERNKRSVKLTAAGKSLLQDAYAILKSIAKAKQNLQEVALGKKGQLRLGYIGPAMDGALADIIREYKAKYPDVTFILDEMSTNLQLKEAAQGRIDVGVVRLFKHDLGDLKGKVFHKERYAVAVPSAHKFSSKSEIDVAELAGEPLIFQPRESQPRLYDEWFRVFAEAGFSPRVVQESVTKSASLALAAAGIGLAIVPESLAKRRLAGVQFKPLAGNIPSLEMHIIYNSNQVFPALENFLKIVSEISRCDFWDNVL, from the coding sequence ATGGAAACAAGACAACTTCGATATTTTGTAACTGTGGCAGAGGAACTTCATTTCGGAAACGCGGCCAAGCGGCTTAACCTTTCTCAGCCGCCGCTTAGTCAGCAGATTATGAAGTTTGAAGATGAGCTTGGCGTGAAGCTTTTTGAACGGAATAAGCGTTCTGTAAAATTGACAGCCGCAGGTAAGTCTCTTTTGCAGGATGCTTATGCTATTTTAAAATCTATTGCTAAGGCAAAGCAGAATCTTCAGGAAGTCGCGTTAGGTAAGAAAGGTCAGCTACGTTTAGGGTATATTGGGCCTGCAATGGATGGAGCGCTTGCTGATATTATTCGTGAGTACAAGGCAAAGTATCCTGACGTGACTTTTATTTTGGATGAGATGTCGACAAACCTTCAGCTTAAAGAAGCTGCACAGGGTCGAATTGATGTAGGTGTGGTCAGACTTTTCAAGCATGATTTAGGTGATCTTAAAGGGAAGGTTTTTCATAAAGAACGGTATGCTGTTGCTGTTCCTTCCGCTCATAAATTTTCTAGTAAATCTGAGATAGATGTTGCGGAACTGGCTGGTGAACCTTTGATTTTCCAACCGCGGGAAAGTCAGCCTCGTCTTTATGATGAATGGTTTAGGGTTTTTGCAGAAGCCGGATTCAGCCCTAGAGTGGTTCAGGAGTCTGTAACAAAATCAGCTTCCTTAGCGCTGGCTGCCGCAGGAATAGGGCTTGCCATTGTTCCGGAAAGTTTAGCAAAACGCAGACTTGCCGGAGTGCAGTTTAAGCCTCTTGCCGGAAATATTCCATCGCTTGAAATGCATATTATTTATAATTCGAACCAAGTTTTTCCAGCATTGGAAAATTTTTTAAAAATTGTTAGTGAAATTTCTAGGTGTGATTTTTGGGATAATGTGCTGTAG
- a CDS encoding ABC transporter substrate-binding protein: MEWFKKAGQDDLVDYVDIINLNFMGFYKKSSFPDGVAFNSLNELRDYRFGNVRGSGSQKTLEAAKLKVDFAHDIRLNFLKLNAGRTDFAVAFRVTGNYLVKELFPNNVFDFAYMKKPLLNAPISLIFLKDKVKIKKRFLAGLKIIAKNGTYLSILERYYGEESIPAGTIPEFLLKDMGAGKK; encoded by the coding sequence ATGGAATGGTTTAAAAAAGCTGGTCAAGATGATCTTGTTGATTATGTTGATATTATTAATTTAAATTTTATGGGGTTTTATAAAAAAAGTAGTTTCCCCGATGGAGTCGCTTTTAACTCTTTGAATGAATTAAGGGATTATCGGTTTGGAAATGTGCGTGGAAGTGGAAGCCAGAAAACCCTCGAAGCTGCGAAGCTTAAAGTCGATTTTGCACATGATATAAGATTAAATTTTTTGAAATTGAATGCCGGGCGTACTGATTTTGCAGTGGCTTTCCGTGTGACTGGTAATTATCTGGTAAAAGAATTGTTTCCAAATAATGTTTTTGATTTTGCCTATATGAAAAAACCGCTGCTTAACGCTCCCATTTCACTTATTTTCTTAAAAGATAAAGTGAAGATTAAAAAAAGATTTTTAGCCGGCTTAAAAATAATCGCAAAGAACGGCACATACCTCAGTATTTTAGAAAGATATTATGGCGAAGAAAGTATTCCTGCGGGGACTATACCGGAGTTTCTGCTGAAGGATATGGGGGCTGGAAAAAAATAA
- a CDS encoding sensor domain-containing diguanylate cyclase, translated as MNIDKFDFDATLLTVNFATRLLAMEMDRDTLLDRALEAFCDLGSCNEAAIMMYDRDNSLIVKAASLNHERTFPDEEIPMTKAMAEAAQSRAPVARAKCKNSFYPLPGDGCIEECGTCLCIPLVGSRDLVKGFVTLHRDSLRPWSNSELFQLGIVSTVAAISFENSELFRQTIEDSLTGLYMRRYLFIRMDEETQRIKRRGGELSVIMIDIDLFKLINDSYGHAVGDEALKQVADILLQNSRRGADIVCRYGGEEFAVLMPGSKKEDAMLVAERMRAGCAGTKLLTSGGEITVTISAGVANLNECDLILGDNMMRIADKRLYLAKEAGRNRIVFEE; from the coding sequence ATGAATATAGACAAATTTGACTTTGATGCAACGCTACTGACTGTCAATTTTGCAACCAGACTTCTGGCAATGGAGATGGACAGAGACACTCTTTTAGACCGTGCCTTAGAGGCTTTCTGTGATCTTGGATCATGCAACGAAGCCGCAATAATGATGTATGACCGCGACAATAGCCTGATTGTAAAAGCTGCATCTTTAAACCATGAAAGAACATTTCCTGACGAAGAAATCCCCATGACTAAAGCAATGGCAGAAGCCGCGCAAAGCCGCGCTCCAGTAGCCAGAGCAAAATGCAAAAATTCATTTTATCCATTGCCCGGTGACGGCTGCATTGAGGAATGCGGGACGTGTTTATGTATTCCGCTAGTAGGGTCGCGCGACTTGGTTAAGGGCTTTGTAACTCTGCACCGCGACAGTCTCAGGCCATGGTCTAATTCAGAACTTTTCCAGCTTGGTATCGTTTCAACAGTTGCCGCCATATCATTTGAAAACTCGGAACTGTTCCGTCAGACAATAGAAGACAGTTTAACGGGCCTATATATGCGCCGTTATCTTTTCATAAGAATGGACGAGGAAACTCAAAGAATTAAACGTAGAGGTGGTGAGCTTTCCGTAATAATGATCGATATAGACCTCTTCAAGCTGATCAACGACTCCTACGGTCATGCTGTGGGCGATGAAGCACTTAAGCAGGTTGCAGACATCCTGCTTCAAAACTCCAGACGAGGCGCGGATATCGTTTGCAGATACGGCGGAGAAGAATTCGCTGTGCTTATGCCCGGATCTAAAAAAGAAGATGCAATGTTAGTAGCAGAACGCATGCGCGCGGGATGCGCTGGAACAAAACTACTTACTTCCGGCGGAGAAATAACAGTTACCATAAGCGCAGGTGTAGCCAACCTTAACGAGTGTGATTTGATCTTAGGCGATAATATGATGAGAATTGCAGATAAAAGACTTTATCTTGCAAAAGAAGCCGGACGAAACAGGATTGTTTTTGAAGAGTAA
- a CDS encoding PAS domain-containing protein, with amino-acid sequence MAGKTGSKHEILNGYISFVNFLGTFLGENCEVVLHDTNNKEKSVLAIANDHISGRRIGAPLTDLALKFVINKVYEKQDWVMGYTTKSRDGRVLHSATYFIRDGNGELVGMICMNMDTSDILAARDIMNRFISSAGFEKTQKKELFATSDPIAEADRSEPVEHFETFPHSMEDLTESLISKVVEDTKVLPERMTSDEKLAVVATLNDHGVFMLKGTIRVVAKHLAVSEATLYRYLQKINVK; translated from the coding sequence TTGGCGGGTAAGACAGGTTCAAAGCACGAGATTCTTAATGGGTATATTTCTTTTGTAAATTTTTTAGGGACTTTTCTCGGAGAGAATTGCGAAGTGGTTCTTCATGATACAAATAATAAAGAGAAGTCTGTTCTTGCCATTGCTAACGATCATATTTCAGGCCGCCGTATAGGGGCTCCGTTGACAGATCTTGCTTTGAAGTTTGTTATAAATAAAGTTTATGAAAAGCAGGATTGGGTTATGGGATATACGACTAAGTCCCGTGATGGACGTGTCCTGCATTCTGCGACCTATTTTATAAGAGACGGAAATGGGGAACTTGTCGGTATGATTTGTATGAATATGGATACCTCAGATATCTTGGCTGCGCGAGATATTATGAACAGGTTTATAAGCAGCGCAGGATTCGAAAAGACTCAAAAAAAAGAATTGTTTGCAACGTCTGACCCTATTGCTGAAGCTGATCGATCCGAGCCTGTGGAACATTTTGAAACTTTTCCGCATTCAATGGAAGACCTTACTGAATCTCTTATCTCAAAAGTTGTAGAGGATACTAAAGTTCTCCCCGAGAGAATGACCTCTGATGAAAAATTGGCGGTGGTAGCAACACTGAACGATCACGGTGTCTTTATGCTTAAAGGCACAATCCGGGTAGTTGCAAAACATTTGGCAGTATCAGAGGCTACATTATATCGGTATCTTCAAAAAATTAACGTAAAATAA
- a CDS encoding RidA family protein, with protein MKKVIVSEKAPAAIGCYSHAIEAGNMVFTSGQLPIDATTGKMPETAAEQAKQSLENVKHILEAAGLTMDDTVKTTVYIKNIGDFPAINEVYATYFAEPFPARSCFEVGNLPLGALVEIEVIASK; from the coding sequence ATGAAGAAAGTTATCGTAAGCGAAAAGGCTCCAGCAGCAATCGGATGTTATTCTCATGCAATCGAAGCAGGAAATATGGTTTTCACATCTGGACAGCTGCCAATTGATGCTACCACAGGTAAAATGCCTGAAACAGCAGCTGAACAGGCAAAACAGTCTCTTGAAAATGTTAAGCATATTCTCGAAGCAGCAGGATTGACCATGGATGATACTGTAAAAACTACTGTATACATCAAAAATATTGGAGATTTCCCTGCAATAAACGAAGTATATGCAACTTATTTCGCAGAACCTTTCCCAGCTAGAAGCTGTTTTGAAGTAGGTAATCTGCCTCTTGGAGCACTGGTTGAAATAGAGGTAATTGCTTCTAAATAA
- a CDS encoding dicarboxylate/amino acid:cation symporter yields MSSESRLKEFGLIFKLLVGIAAGVVIGLFANDAVMEVMVTVKYVIGQLIYYTVPLVVIGFIAPAITRLGHNAHKMLGAGVGLAYLSAAGAATMATIAGYAIIPHLSIATQMEGLQELPKVVFQLNIPPIMSVMTALVTAIIIGIATIWTQAKNFENMLGEFESIMMQVVNRIIIPILPVFIAATFAGLAYEGSLTHQLPVFLEVIVIVLIGHFIWLTVLYTIAAVISKKNPMEVAKHYFPAYLTAVGTMSSAATLPVSLECAGKSEVLCKDTVEFMVPLGATIHLCGSVLTETFFAMTISMMLYGHMPTVGTMALFVGLFGIFAIGAPGVPGGTVMASLGIVVGVLGFDPAGVALLLAVFALQDSFGTACNVTGDGALALMLEGIFNRHGELDKLHLSPEGQDI; encoded by the coding sequence ATGTCTTCAGAATCACGGTTGAAAGAATTCGGCTTGATATTTAAGCTTCTCGTTGGGATTGCGGCAGGTGTTGTAATAGGACTATTTGCTAATGATGCTGTAATGGAAGTAATGGTTACAGTTAAATACGTAATCGGCCAGTTAATATATTATACTGTTCCGCTTGTTGTTATTGGTTTTATTGCACCTGCTATTACAAGACTTGGTCATAACGCTCACAAAATGCTGGGCGCCGGAGTTGGTCTTGCGTATCTTTCAGCGGCTGGAGCTGCCACAATGGCTACCATTGCTGGATATGCTATCATTCCACATCTTTCTATTGCTACTCAGATGGAAGGGCTGCAGGAACTTCCTAAGGTTGTTTTCCAGTTAAATATACCACCGATTATGTCTGTTATGACTGCGCTTGTCACAGCCATTATTATAGGAATTGCTACAATCTGGACTCAGGCTAAAAATTTTGAAAACATGTTGGGTGAATTTGAATCAATTATGATGCAGGTTGTTAATCGCATTATTATTCCTATTCTTCCTGTTTTCATTGCTGCAACGTTTGCTGGACTTGCTTACGAAGGAAGCCTGACTCATCAGCTTCCCGTATTCCTTGAAGTTATCGTAATCGTTTTGATCGGGCATTTCATCTGGCTCACAGTCCTTTACACAATTGCCGCTGTTATTTCTAAAAAGAACCCAATGGAAGTTGCAAAGCATTATTTCCCTGCATATCTGACAGCTGTCGGAACAATGTCCAGTGCTGCAACATTGCCGGTTTCACTGGAATGTGCCGGTAAATCAGAGGTTCTTTGTAAAGACACCGTTGAATTTATGGTTCCACTTGGAGCTACTATCCATCTATGTGGTTCAGTTTTGACTGAAACATTTTTTGCCATGACTATCTCAATGATGCTTTACGGTCATATGCCAACAGTTGGAACAATGGCATTGTTTGTCGGTCTTTTCGGAATATTTGCAATCGGTGCTCCCGGCGTTCCCGGTGGAACTGTTATGGCTTCACTCGGAATCGTTGTTGGTGTTTTAGGGTTTGACCCTGCCGGTGTAGCTCTTCTTCTTGCAGTTTTTGCATTACAGGATAGCTTTGGAACGGCATGCAACGTTACTGGTGACGGAGCTCTTGCTCTGATGCTTGAAGGGATTTTTAACCGTCATGGTGAGCTGGATAAATTACATCTCAGCCCTGAAGGACAGGATATATAA